Genomic DNA from Bacillota bacterium:
GCAAACACTCGGGGACCTGCCTTGGTTCGGATTTGGGATCTGTCTTCATCGAGAGTGACATCCCTCACCCAGTGAAGTCTATTCTCGATATCCCAATGGCTGCGTGAGAGTTCTAACAGCCGCTCCGGACCAGCCTTATGTGGTTGCGCGAATGGTGCGCGTCTCTATGCGGCCATGGTCTCCATCTCTTGTTGTGTAGGCAGGGGGAAAAACCGCTCTCCCCGAGGGCGGCAATATCCTCAAAGAGGCTTTTCTGATTGGCTTTGACGGTGAAGACATAGTCGGCTTTCTTCTCCTCCACTGGGTACCGGGCGTGGTGGGCCTGAGCGTGGATAGCATCAGCGGTGACAACAACTCCTTCGAGGTCTAGTGGGTTAAGCAGGGGCTTGAATGCCGCAATCTCATTGCTTTTTGAGTCGACCTCGTTCTGAGGAGCGACTATGCCTTCTTTATGGAGCAGAGCAGCCATTAGATGTATAGGCTTAGTGTCTTCTGAACCTGAACCGCGTTGGGTCTTGCCGTCGACAGCAATGGCATCTTTGGCAACCTGGCTACAAAGGACTGAGTAAAGTTTAAGTGGGTGGTACTCGCCGGGGGAGGCCCGGGGAGAAAAGAAGGACAGGG
This window encodes:
- a CDS encoding ISAs1 family transposase, encoding MAVDGKTQRGSGSEDTKPIHLMAALLHKEGIVAPQNEVDSKSNEIAAFKPLLNPLDLEGVVVTADAIHAQAHHARYPVEEKKADYVFTVKANQKSLFEDIAALGESGFSPCLHNKRWRPWPHRDAHHSRNHIRLVRSGC